In Apis mellifera strain DH4 linkage group LG3, Amel_HAv3.1, whole genome shotgun sequence, one DNA window encodes the following:
- the LOC100576930 gene encoding uncharacterized protein LOC100576930 — protein MEDVNAKRNARRRRILENSEKRLLKITGKDDNKSKAQIIVKDIQKETSSLHINNEISGIDNTFNWSKNSSPLLLTNRINYILLAIIVNILLILQLDHLFGKTITIPYFPIMLGRLYNYKNTREMQENNLLYTALILCNINPELTYRLKKLVTISRMILGDLALYIFSFTLIHYGFFYYLHNTDIPITLTV, from the exons ATGGAAGATGTCAATGCAAAACGAAATGCTAGAAGAAgacgaattttagaaaattctgaaaaacgtttattaaaaattactggCAAAGacgataataaatcaaaag CTCAAATCATTGTCAAagatatacaaaaagaaacttcatctttacatataaataatgaaatatcag gTATTGACAATACTTTTAATTGGTCAAAAAATTCATCACCTTTATTGTTAACaaatcgtataaattatatattattagctATTATTGTTAACATATTACTAATACTGCAATTGGATCATTTATTTGGAaag ACAATTACAATACCATATTTTCCAATCATGTTGGGacgtttatataattataaaaatacacgagaaatgcaagaaaataatctattatatactGCTTTGATTTTATGCAATATCAATCCTGAATTAacttatagattaaaaaaattagtaacaaTAAGTCGTATGATACTTGGAGATTTagctttatacatttttagttttacattaatacattatggattcttttattatttacataacacAGATATTCCTATTACTTTAACTGTGTaa
- the LOC552200 gene encoding probable histone-binding protein Caf1 isoform X2 translates to MGDKDGETFDDAVEERVINEEYKIWKKNTPFLYDLVMTHALEWPSLTAQWLPDVTRPEGKDYSVHRLILGTHTSDEQNHLLIASVQLPNEDAQFDASHYDNEKGEFGGFGSVSGKIEIEIKINHEGEVNRARYMPQNPCVIATKTPSSDVLVFDYTKHPSKPDPNGECQPDLRLRGHQKEGYGLSWNPNLNGYLLSASDDHTICLWDINAPPKENRVIDAKTIFTGHTAVVEDVAWHLLHESLFGSVADDQKLMIWDTRCNNTSKPSHTVDAHTAEVNCLSFNPYSEFILATGSADKTVALWDLRNLKLKLHSFESHKDEIFQVQWSPHNETILASSGTDRRLHVWDLSKIGEEQSSEDAEDGPPELLFIHGGHTAKISDFSWNPNEPWVICSVSEDNIMQVWQMAENIYNDEEPDTPASELEAGAS, encoded by the exons atgggAGATAAAGATGGtg aaacttTTGACGATGCTGTAGAAGAGAGAGTTATtaatgaagaatataaaatatggaaaaaaaatactccATTTTTATATGATCTTGTAATGACACATGCTTTGGAATGGCCATCTTTAACTGCTCAATGGTTACCAGATGTAACTAGACCAGAAGGAAAAGATTATTCAGTACATCGTCTTATTTTGGGAACTCATACTTCAGATGAACAAAATCATTTGCTTATAGCTAGTGTACAATTACCAAATGAAGATGCTCAATTTGATGCATCTCattatgataatgaaaaaggAGAATTTGGAGGATTTGGTTCTGTTagtggaaaaatagaaattgaaataaaaataaatcatgaaGGAGAAGTAAATAGAGCACGGTACATGCCACAAAATCCATGTGTAATTGCAACTAAAACACCATCCAGTGATGTTCTTGTATTTGATTATACAAAACATCCAAGTAAACCAGATCCTAATGGTGAATGTCAACCTGATCTaag atTAAGGGGACATCAAAAGGAAGGTTATGGTTTGTCATGGAATCCAAATTTAAATGGATATTTACTCAGTGCATCTGATGATCATACAATTTGCTTATGGGATATCAATGCACCTCCTAAAGAAAATCGTGTTATAGAtgcaaaaacaatttttactgGACATACTGCTGTTGTTGAAGATGTAGCATGGCATCTGTTACATGAATCTTTATTTGGATCTGTGGCAGATGATCAGAAATTAATGATTTGGGACACaag ATGTAATAATACCAGTAAACCAAGTCATACAGTTGATGCTCATACTGCTGAAGTCAATTGCTTGAGTTTTAATCCATATTCAGAATTTATTCTTGCAACAGGCAGTGCTGATAAAACAGTAGCACTTTGGGATTTGAGAAatcttaaattgaaattacattcTTTTGAATCTcataaagatgaaatttttcaagttcaATGGTCTCCACATAATGAGACAATATTAGCTAGCAGTGGAACAGATAGACGTTTGCATGTATGGGATCTCAGTAAAATTGGCGAGGAACAATCCAGTGAAGATGCTGAAGATGGACCACCTGAGTTATTG ttTATTCATGGTGGTCATACTGCCAAGATCAGTGATTTTTCATGGAATCCTAACGAACCATGGGTTATATGTTCTGTATCAGAGGACAATATAATGCAAGTATGGCAAATGgcggaaaatatttataatgatgagGAACCGGATACACCAGCGAGTGAATTGGAAGCTGGcgcatcataa
- the LOC552200 gene encoding probable histone-binding protein Caf1 isoform X1, translated as MGDKDGETFDDAVEERVINEEYKIWKKNTPFLYDLVMTHALEWPSLTAQWLPDVTRPEGKDYSVHRLILGTHTSDEQNHLLIASVQLPNEDAQFDASHYDNEKGEFGGFGSVSGKIEIEIKINHEGEVNRARYMPQNPCVIATKTPSSDVLVFDYTKHPSKPDPNGECQPDLRLRGHQKEGYGLSWNPNLNGYLLSASDDHTICLWDINAPPKENRVIDAKTIFTGHTAVVEDVAWHLLHESLFGSVADDQKLMIWDTRCNNTSKPSHTVDAHTAEVNCLSFNPYSEFILATGSADKTVALWDLRNLKLKLHSFESHKDEIFQVQWSPHNETILASSGTDRRLHVWDLSKIGEEQSSEDAEDGPPELLVYNNFIHGGHTAKISDFSWNPNEPWVICSVSEDNIMQVWQMAENIYNDEEPDTPASELEAGAS; from the exons atgggAGATAAAGATGGtg aaacttTTGACGATGCTGTAGAAGAGAGAGTTATtaatgaagaatataaaatatggaaaaaaaatactccATTTTTATATGATCTTGTAATGACACATGCTTTGGAATGGCCATCTTTAACTGCTCAATGGTTACCAGATGTAACTAGACCAGAAGGAAAAGATTATTCAGTACATCGTCTTATTTTGGGAACTCATACTTCAGATGAACAAAATCATTTGCTTATAGCTAGTGTACAATTACCAAATGAAGATGCTCAATTTGATGCATCTCattatgataatgaaaaaggAGAATTTGGAGGATTTGGTTCTGTTagtggaaaaatagaaattgaaataaaaataaatcatgaaGGAGAAGTAAATAGAGCACGGTACATGCCACAAAATCCATGTGTAATTGCAACTAAAACACCATCCAGTGATGTTCTTGTATTTGATTATACAAAACATCCAAGTAAACCAGATCCTAATGGTGAATGTCAACCTGATCTaag atTAAGGGGACATCAAAAGGAAGGTTATGGTTTGTCATGGAATCCAAATTTAAATGGATATTTACTCAGTGCATCTGATGATCATACAATTTGCTTATGGGATATCAATGCACCTCCTAAAGAAAATCGTGTTATAGAtgcaaaaacaatttttactgGACATACTGCTGTTGTTGAAGATGTAGCATGGCATCTGTTACATGAATCTTTATTTGGATCTGTGGCAGATGATCAGAAATTAATGATTTGGGACACaag ATGTAATAATACCAGTAAACCAAGTCATACAGTTGATGCTCATACTGCTGAAGTCAATTGCTTGAGTTTTAATCCATATTCAGAATTTATTCTTGCAACAGGCAGTGCTGATAAAACAGTAGCACTTTGGGATTTGAGAAatcttaaattgaaattacattcTTTTGAATCTcataaagatgaaatttttcaagttcaATGGTCTCCACATAATGAGACAATATTAGCTAGCAGTGGAACAGATAGACGTTTGCATGTATGGGATCTCAGTAAAATTGGCGAGGAACAATCCAGTGAAGATGCTGAAGATGGACCACCTGAGTTATTGGTATATAATAAC ttTATTCATGGTGGTCATACTGCCAAGATCAGTGATTTTTCATGGAATCCTAACGAACCATGGGTTATATGTTCTGTATCAGAGGACAATATAATGCAAGTATGGCAAATGgcggaaaatatttataatgatgagGAACCGGATACACCAGCGAGTGAATTGGAAGCTGGcgcatcataa
- the LOC409492 gene encoding slowpoke-binding protein isoform X2 has product MLEINDHDSRYIIDRHHDYLKNLQSSKKRIPIVQQRRERWLLTNNANATNTICSCWCVHLICYWYHLRNRSSTQEIIHKRNYSNKTENNIVDWNGKHNYTELGHGSSIYEGVGECMEMEKRSRDRALSICQTYVCRTSRYNFVKQLNNLGSRMDKHWFIVRDTSLKTDRLITLVPLTKNCSLNITPMTKNVLNDLFLALQHPYICPIFDIDFLEYDNKNYVIVVQPISQGSLKDLIYGIERTGWNEDWNQKYSSRGKGLPLPQVQQMGRQILEALIFLKERGFPTVIHLHSGNVLIQNGVARLAGLENTLLGFTSRIHPLIISRISQTISIDMTCFGHMLFEMCAGYELPSFKPNSVHLSDIEMYPQVIELFKFIFDELSNRHKIIEEILVHDLFRNIDLREMRSAPVTLFRPILTPPIVNFLDNIKRQNANKRIIHFDSIDIDMTSLHRRYSICKNSLLDEIYDELSNTTV; this is encoded by the exons AGAACGATGGTTGCTCACTAATAATGCTAATGCGACCAATACAATTTGTAGTTGTTGGTGTGtgcatttaatttgttattggtATCATTTGAGGAATCGTTCATCAACGcaagaaataattcataagcgcaattattcaaataaaactgAAAACAATATCGTTGATTg GAATGGAAAGCATAATTATACAGAATTGGGTCACGGATCATCTATTTATGAAGGTGTTGGCGAATGTATGGAAATGGAGAAGAGGTCTAGGGATCGTGCCTTATCAATTTGTCAAACTTATGTTTGTAGAACATCACGTTATAATTTCGTTAAACAGCTAAATAATCTcg gttCTAGAATGGACAAACATTGGTTTATAGTCAGAGATACTTCTTTAAAAACGGATCGATTGATTACGTTAGTTCCATTGACTAAAAACTGTTCATTGAATATAACTCCAATGACGAAGAATGTTTTGAATGATTTATTCTTAGCCCTGCAACATCCATACATATGCCCTATATTTGATATCGATTTTCttgaatatgataataaaaattatgtaattgtaGTTCAGCCAATAAGTCAAGGTAGTCTGAAAGATTTGATATATGGA ATCGAAAGAACAGGTTGGAATGAAGATTGGAATCAAAAATATAGTTCTCGTGGTAAAGGACTTCCTTTACCTCAAGTTCAACAAATGGGACGTCAAATATTGGaagcattaatttttttaaaagaaagaggatTTCCGACTGTAATCCATTTGCATTCGGGAAATGTGCTCATTCAAAATGGAGTCGCACGTCTCGCTGGCCTTGAAAATACGCTTCTTGGTTTTACCAGTCGAATACatccattaattatttctcgaatatcACAAACTATTTCAATTGACATGACATGTTTTG GTCATATGTTATTTGAGATGTGCGCTGGTTACGAATTACCATCATTTAAGCCAAATTCTGTTCATCTATCGGATATTGAAATGTATCCTCAA GtcattgaattattcaaattcatatttgaTGAATTATCTAATCGTCATAAAATTATCGAGGAAATTCTTGTTCATGatttattcagaaatattgATCTTCGTGAAATGCGAAGTGCTCCCGTTACG ttATTTCGTCCAATCTTAACGCCGCCCATTGTAAACTTTCTCGACAATATTAAACGACAAAATGCTAATAAGAg AATTATACATTTCGATAGTATTGACATTGATATGACGTCTTTACATAGACGATATtccatttgtaaaaattctttacttGACGAAATCTACGACGAACTTTCGAATACAActgtataa